From Mucilaginibacter rubeus, a single genomic window includes:
- a CDS encoding lantibiotic dehydratase — MKATKLSELYKFSSSLMLRFPAFDSSEVLTSADVRKFAKDELFMQALWLTSKDLYEAVLNIDDISDQKKREKLEITIAKFINRSATGVNPSGLFAGCAAVNWGERTDLQLGGVYQHIRLNVAAAVNITHQFLNDEVIRSLLNYRVNKTLYTLNGSYSKIDYQTLNCGKYKASSVKISDDLRSVIGFCDGFRSYDSIRLFIMQALGKTEESALVFLNQLIESQVLWSELEPCVEGKEYLDQAIEIFTRLEKTSAEAKACLSTLNAIKEVLPGTDSVIKKNNKVAMILKDLSGDTSQGTLLQVDYFRQGASATLDKAYADQLLDAIDMLNRISPRNQSKNLKTFIKRFSDRYHEQEVRLTDALDPEKGIGYTGKRSAESSGRTTGNKDPQYTDAVKWLIGQIVNNPGQEVIHLQKSQFENVKIADDELPPSFSVMFRISGHDEPLLYLEHCGWPAGTAMLGRLAGADRNFGQILEEIAETEARIYEPAIVAEIIHTPDDSLGSFTSAPYRNSPLQTQLSAGDQEVNLTDLLISVKGNNIILRSAKLGKRIIPRLNTAYNYGMTSLPVYQFLADLQCQDSKYQLGFNLDILPKLGVTRTPRVVYEGVILALKTWYMANADLQQLSKDLAVDYDQAWAKFIKYWDLPDAFVFTDTDSELVVHTGSRLEVAAWLSSCKKRNEVVLREYIGERKNIVLKKKDEKLIGNQFVAVLKRGEKTTGKYGNMMPLSTNAAKRQFFPGDEWLYVKLYCGVKTAEQVIGNELIQLSKKLYHEDLIDQWFYVRYADPEPHIRFRVHLASVFALGRVIQSVNSTFSALIKSKQIWKVQFDTYERELERYGEASIELVEQLFFNDSLAVASLISRAEMTENFDEVRWLWGLLSIDRLLDDFDFQLSQKTELMELLVASSYPDVNYDNLLSKQLTFKYRHYKSRIEGLFAEGAIVTGDDLLRYRSLNNKPVALLLNELISSGTVPQDLNLLVISLIQMNMNRLFKTRQRVYELGVYDFLLLYYKSVLQNKESIYETKFAAGAENDFRN, encoded by the coding sequence ATGAAAGCAACAAAATTATCTGAGCTATATAAATTTTCGTCAAGCTTGATGTTAAGGTTTCCTGCTTTTGACAGCAGTGAGGTCTTAACGTCTGCTGATGTCAGAAAATTTGCTAAAGATGAATTGTTTATGCAGGCGCTTTGGCTTACATCCAAAGATCTGTATGAAGCAGTTTTAAATATTGATGATATAAGCGATCAAAAAAAAAGGGAGAAGCTTGAAATAACCATTGCCAAATTTATAAACCGGAGCGCGACAGGCGTCAATCCGTCAGGGTTGTTTGCAGGTTGCGCCGCCGTTAATTGGGGCGAGCGTACCGATTTGCAGCTTGGCGGGGTTTACCAGCATATAAGGCTAAACGTTGCTGCTGCTGTCAATATAACTCATCAGTTTTTAAATGATGAAGTTATAAGATCATTACTGAATTACAGGGTAAATAAAACACTGTATACGCTAAACGGATCTTACAGCAAGATTGACTATCAAACTTTAAACTGTGGTAAATATAAAGCCTCGTCGGTAAAGATATCTGATGACCTTCGGTCGGTTATTGGGTTTTGCGACGGTTTTAGGTCATATGATTCAATAAGGCTATTTATAATGCAGGCACTTGGGAAAACTGAGGAGTCTGCTTTAGTTTTTTTGAACCAGCTGATTGAAAGCCAGGTTTTATGGAGCGAGCTTGAGCCTTGTGTGGAAGGTAAAGAATACCTTGACCAGGCTATTGAAATTTTTACGCGGTTAGAAAAAACAAGCGCGGAAGCGAAAGCTTGTTTATCAACGCTGAATGCGATTAAGGAGGTGCTGCCCGGCACCGATAGTGTAATTAAGAAAAATAATAAGGTAGCTATGATTTTGAAAGATTTGTCAGGGGATACCTCACAGGGAACACTGTTGCAGGTAGATTATTTTAGGCAGGGGGCTTCGGCTACGCTTGATAAAGCTTATGCCGATCAATTGCTTGATGCTATTGATATGCTTAACCGGATTTCACCCCGGAATCAAAGTAAAAATTTAAAGACATTTATAAAGCGCTTTAGTGACCGCTATCATGAGCAGGAGGTGCGACTAACAGATGCGCTCGATCCTGAAAAAGGCATCGGTTATACCGGAAAGCGGTCTGCAGAGTCTTCAGGCCGTACAACCGGTAATAAAGATCCTCAATATACCGATGCTGTGAAATGGCTTATTGGTCAAATTGTTAACAATCCCGGACAAGAAGTTATTCATTTACAAAAATCACAGTTTGAGAATGTTAAAATCGCAGATGATGAATTGCCGCCGAGTTTTTCGGTAATGTTCCGCATTTCGGGGCATGATGAGCCTTTGCTTTATCTTGAACATTGCGGCTGGCCGGCAGGTACTGCCATGCTTGGCCGCCTGGCGGGTGCCGATCGGAATTTTGGACAGATTCTTGAAGAGATTGCCGAAACAGAGGCTCGTATTTATGAGCCGGCGATAGTAGCCGAAATTATACATACACCAGATGACAGTTTGGGAAGCTTTACATCCGCGCCATATCGGAACTCGCCGTTACAAACACAGCTAAGTGCCGGTGATCAGGAGGTTAACTTAACAGATCTATTAATATCTGTTAAAGGGAACAATATTATACTACGCTCTGCTAAATTGGGTAAACGGATTATTCCACGGTTAAATACCGCGTATAATTATGGCATGACATCATTGCCTGTATATCAGTTCCTGGCCGACTTGCAATGCCAGGATTCAAAATATCAGCTTGGTTTTAATCTTGATATATTACCTAAACTTGGGGTAACCAGAACGCCAAGAGTAGTTTATGAGGGCGTAATATTAGCCTTAAAAACATGGTACATGGCCAATGCCGATTTACAACAGTTATCAAAAGATTTAGCTGTTGATTACGATCAGGCCTGGGCAAAGTTTATTAAATACTGGGATTTGCCGGATGCTTTTGTTTTTACAGATACCGACAGTGAATTGGTTGTACACACCGGTAGCCGACTTGAGGTTGCGGCATGGCTTTCATCGTGCAAAAAAAGGAATGAAGTTGTTTTGCGCGAATACATCGGCGAACGCAAAAACATTGTTCTTAAAAAGAAAGACGAAAAGCTTATCGGGAACCAGTTTGTTGCTGTTTTAAAACGCGGCGAAAAAACAACCGGTAAGTATGGAAACATGATGCCATTAAGTACAAACGCGGCAAAAAGGCAGTTTTTCCCGGGCGATGAATGGCTGTACGTAAAACTATATTGCGGGGTTAAAACCGCTGAGCAGGTAATTGGTAACGAATTGATCCAACTAAGCAAAAAACTTTATCACGAAGACTTGATAGATCAGTGGTTTTACGTGCGATATGCCGATCCAGAGCCACATATCCGTTTCAGGGTCCACCTTGCGTCGGTATTTGCGCTAGGTAGGGTGATTCAAAGTGTTAACAGCACTTTTTCGGCCCTGATTAAATCAAAGCAGATCTGGAAGGTTCAGTTTGATACTTATGAGCGCGAATTGGAGCGCTACGGTGAAGCATCGATAGAACTTGTAGAGCAGTTGTTTTTTAATGACAGCCTTGCCGTAGCCAGCCTTATATCAAGGGCCGAAATGACCGAGAACTTTGATGAAGTGCGATGGCTTTGGGGACTTTTATCAATTGACAGGTTATTGGATGACTTTGACTTTCAGCTTTCGCAGAAAACCGAGCTGATGGAATTGCTTGTGGCCTCATCTTACCCCGATGTTAATTATGATAACCTGCTTTCAAAACAGCTTACATTTAAATACAGGCACTACAAAAGCAGGATTGAAGGGCTTTTTGCTGAAGGGGCTATAGTTACAGGTGATGACCTGCTCAGGTACCGGAGTTTAAATAACAAGCCTGTTGCTTTATTACTTAATGAACTCATTTCATCCGGAACTGTGCCTCAGGATTTGAATTTGCTTGTAATCAGCCTTATTCAAATGAATATGAACCGTTTGTTTAAAACAAGGCAGCGTGTTTATGAGCTGGGCGTTTACGATTTTCTGCTGCTTTATTATAAATCGGTACTGCAAAATAAAGAATCAATTTATGAAACCAAATTTGCGGCCGGGGCCGAAAATGATTTCAGAAACTGA